The genomic window TGAACCTGCACAAATATATGCAATTTTGGTACCGTCTGGTGAAACTGCTGGAGATTGAGAATTTGGACAATTATACGTTAGTCTAGTCGAAACGCCTAATCCTAAATCCAAAGAATAAATTTGAGGAGAACCTTCAGAATTTGAAACATAAATCATCTTTGATAAATCAGGAGTAAAGTAAGGCGATATTGTTATACCATTATTGTTTGTTAATTGTTTAACAATATTACCAGCTTTATCAACTAGAAAAATATTTATATTCGAATTTTTATTGATCGAAACTGCATATAGACCATTCTTATAGTAAGTACCATTTTCACTAAAATTTGAAGCAGAATATAAACTTCTAACATGGCCATTTGATAAATTTAATAAATATACACTTGGATATTTATTCAAATAAGCAGTAAAACTTACCTCATTATCTGTTGTCCACATTGGGAGCAATAAATTAGTATTATAGTGTGTTATTTGTTGTATATTTTCTCCATCAAAATCAGCTATATATAAGTTTTTAACGTTTTTTGATCCTGCTGAAAATATGATTTTGCTTTCAAAAGGGCCATATATACCGGTATCATACAGCATAAATTTATCTACTAATTTATGTGAAACCCATGCAAAATTATTTGCTGTAATTTTAGTATCTATAACAATTTTTTGATTTGTAACATCATATACTATTGCATTTAAAACAACATTATTTTCAACACCACTAACGCTACCATAGATACCATAACTACAACCAGTAATATCAGATGGATTGGTAATTGTTGAATTTATATTATTTGCTTGATAAAAACCACTCATATTTAGATCTCTTATTATGACACTCTTTACTTTTGATGCTAATTGAGGGTTCGAAGATTGAAGATTGTATACATTGATTATAATTTTTTGATAATTTGGATTGGTAATATTTAATTCATAATTTTGAGCATATGATACACCACTGCATACGAAAAATAGCATAATTAAAAAAAATATAACTTTCTTCATTGTATACCTCCTTAATCTTTTATAAAGAAATTTAAAACTAAGTCAAGAGTATTTCTATTATTTAAGTACTTTTGAGGCACAGGTGGAAGCGTGGAATTATTAATTGCCGTTATAACAGTCCTATCATAGTATGGGTTTCCACTAGATTTTATAATATTAACACTAATTATTTTACCGTCTGGTGCAATTGTAATTTTAACACGAGTCACAAGTCTATTATTAGGTAATAAATTTTGGTCTACAAACCAGTTTGAATGAATGATTCCCTGCACAACAGATAAATAATCAGAAAAAAGTTTATCCTGATTACCAACTCCACTGCCTTGGGCTTTAATATTGCCTACACCAGATTGAGTTTGTGAATTTTCCCTCAACTGTTGGGCAATTTCACGTATTTTATTTTCTAACATTGCTTCTTTTAATTGCGTAATTTTTTCTTGAAGTGCTTTTGCTTTGAGTTGTTGAATTTTATTTTGGATATTTTCTTGGATTTCTTTTTGATTTACTTTAGGTTTTGGCACTTCTTTTTCTACTTTTTTAAGTTCTGTTTGCGGTTTTTCAATAACCTTTTTATGTTCTTCTATATTTTGTGGTTTTGGTGGAATCTGCTCTTGAGCTTTTTGTATTTCTTTGTTAATTTTTGGTGGAAGTGTTGTAGCAGCATGAGGTATTGGTTTAGGCGAAGTAGTAAGAGGTTGTATTGTATGTTGATGCCCTGCCCTGCCTTCACCTGGCGTTAATAAACTAACAGTATAAGTTGGCATTGTATGTGTTGGTACACTTTTAAATAGCAAAAATAATAAACCGATAATTATGATATGTATAAATAATGATAATAGAAAACTGGCTAGTTTCATTTAATATTAGGTTTTTGTTGATTTGTTTGTTGTTGCAAGACCTACTTTTTCAATACCGCTTTGTTTGGCTATATCAATAATTCTTACTACAAGTCCATACTCTATAGCTTTATCTGCTTCAATTACAACTTCATTTCCACGATTATTTTCAAAAGCTTTTCTTAAACCATCCAAATCGGTTTGTTGCTTGTTTAAATAAATTCTACCTTGATCATCTATGCTTACAATCAAATCTTTTTTTGTAATGTTGGTACTGCCTGAATGTGTTTTTGGCAAATTGACCTTTATACCTTTGACAAGCATAGGCGTAGTAACCATAAAGATTACAAGCAGTACTAACATTACATCAACAAGTGGTGTTATGTTTATATCAGAAAAAACACCTTTAGATCCGTTTATTTTCATCCTATAGCCTCAAGAAAATTTTCTGTTTCTCTTATAATAGAGGTGTATAGCGAATAAAGCAGGTTATATCCAATTACAGCAACTACTGCAACAAAAATACCGGCTGCAGTTGTAATTAATGCTTCAGATATACCTGGTGCTACTACACTTATACTTGTAGAATCCGACAGACCAATACTTCTGAAAGCATTTATAATACCCCAGATAGTGCCAAACAAACCTACAAAAGGAGCAGTTGAACCTACAGATGCTAGAATACTAAAACCCCTTTCTAAATGATTAACTTCTTTAGCTAAATAAGCTTTGGCCACAGAAATAGATTGTTTGCTTAGCATATAAACTCTAGCATTCAGCGATTCATTTATACGTGCAAAACTACCCAGCGTACTTTCGCTTTCTCCGTCTAGAAACCTTTCTAAAAAAACATTATTTCTTGCTCTAAGTGAAGATAGTTGAATCCATTTATATATCATGATTGTCCAAGATATAATTGACATAACAAGCAAAATACCCAAAACCACAATTGCAATTGCACCTATGTGCTCAAATCCAATGCTTGACGACATCACTTTTCCCCTTCAAATAAAATATTTATAACATACCTATATTTCTCTAATTCCTTATATGCACTTTCATATTCTGGTGTATTGGGCTTTTCTTCTTTTAACCTGGATTCAATTTTACTTATCATTTTAAGCGCTTCATCTTTTGTGATATTGTCTTTTGTAAAAACTTCATCGCATAGTACATTTACGCTATTGTTGTCAAATTCCAGATAACCTCCGCCTATTACATACTTATCTTGCAAATTGTCATACAAAAGCCTGATTACACCTATATCTAAAATGCTTATAAAAGGCATATGATTTGCTAAAATACCAAACTCACCACTTGCGCCTGGTGCTATAATCTGATCAATTTCTTTACTTGCAATAACTTTTTCAGGCGTAACTATACTACAGTGTATTTTATCCATAATTACCCCTTAAGCGTCTTTGCTTTCTCTATAGCATCCTCGATTGTTCCAACAAGGTAAAATGCTTGCTCTGGCAAATCATCGTACAAACCATCTATTATGCCTTTAAAACCTTTAATTGTATCCTGTACTTTAACGTATTTTCCTTTCATTCCAGTAAATGCTTCTGCAACAAAGAAAGGCTGAGATAAAAATCTTTGAATTTTTCTTGCCCTTGCAACAATCAGCTTATCTTCTTCTGATAATTCTTCCATTCCAAGTATGGCTATAATGTCCTGTAATTCTTTGTACCTTTGAAGTATCTCTTGAACATTTCTTGCCACTGTATAGTGCTCTTCACCAAGAACATATGGGTCTAATATTCTTGATGTAGAATCAAGTGGGTCAACTGCCGGATATATACCAAGCTCAGCAAGACGTCTTGAAAGAACCGTTGTAGCATCAAGGTGAGAAAATGTTGTAGCTGGTGCCGGGTCTGTCAGGTCATCTGCAGGAACATATACCGCTTGAACAGATGTAATTGAACCATTTTTTGTAGAAGTGATGCGTTCTTGAAGCTCACCCATATCTGTGCCAAGTGTTGGCTGATAACCAACAGCAGAAGGTATTCTGCCCAAAAGTGCAGAAACTTCACTGCCTGCTTGTGTAAACCTAAATATATTGTCTATAAAAAGCAGTATATCAAGTTTACTTACATCTCTAAAGTACTCTGCAATTGTTAAACCTGTCAAACCAACACGCGCCCTTGCTCCTGGCGGTTCGTTCATCTGACCATAAACTAAAGCGGCATTTTTTAACACGCCTGATTCTTTCATTTCATTCCACAAATCGTTTCCTTCCCTTGTTCTCTCCCCAACACCGCAAAATACCGAATAACCGCCATGCTGCATAGCAACATTATTGATAAGCTCCATGATAAGAACAGTTTTACCAACACCGGCTCCACCAAACAAACCGGTCTTGCCACCTTTTGCATATGGGCACAATAGGTCAATAACTTTAATACCTGTTTCGAACATTTCACTTGTTGTGGACTGGTCTTCAAGTGGCGGTGAATCCCTATGGATAGGCCATCTTTCCTTTGCATCGACTGGTCCTAATTCATCAACTGGCTCACCAACAACATTTAGTATTCTACCAAGTACTTCTTTGCCTACCGGTGCTGTTATATAGTTACCTGTATCAATAACCTCTGTTCCTCTAACAAGACCATCTGTAGAATCCATAGCAATGGTTCTTACCCTGTTTTCACCTAAATCCTGGGCAACTTCCAAGATAAGATCAGATGTTGCGTTTTCTATAAACTCTTTTTTAACGACTAATGCATTATAAATAGAAGGTACCTGACCTTCAGGGAACTCAACATCAACTACAGCGCCTAAAACCTGAATAATCTTGCCTTTATTCATACCTTTAACTCCTTTTTATTTCATTGCTTCTATACTTGTTGTTATTTCTATTAATTCTTTTGTAATAGCAGCCTGCCTTGCTTTATTGTAAAATAAAGTCAATTTCTTAATCATATCCTGGGCATTCTTTGTAGCTGCTTCCATAGCAAGCATTCTGGCTGCGTACTCACCGGCTAATGACTCCAAAAAGCTATCGTAAAGAGACATTTGAATATACTTCAGCAGTATCTGATCCAATACCATTTCTTTTGAAGGCTCAAATGTAAATTTCTCGTACTTTTGCTTTTGGCCGTTTTCTTCTTCAAAACTAATTGGCAAAACTTTTTTTACAGTAGGTCTTTGAATAAGCATATTGACAAACTTGTTGTAAACAATATAGACTTCGTCAGTTTTTTCTTCCAGAAAATCTTTAATGGCTACATTCATAATCCTTTTTGCATCAACAAAATGTGCTTCATCTTTAAGTAAACCTGTATAAAAGTGTTTTATTTCTATACCTTTAAAGTGAAAGTAATCATGAACCTTTTTGCCTACAACTGTTATTGATACTGATATATTTTTAGATGATAGACCTGATACTAAATTTTCTGTTTCTTTAATTATATTATGGTTAAAACCACCACACAAACCTTTATCTGAAGCAACAACAATGATTTCGGCAGCTTTCACATCTCTTAAAAACAAAAACTTATTATCCTGTGGGGGTGTATACTCAGAAAGGTACTTTATAATTTCTTCAAACTTTTCTATGTAAGGCCTGAATTGCATAGCTGTGTGTTGTACCTTTCTTAATTTTGCAGCAGCAACCATTTTCATTGCTTTGGTTATCTGCTGTGTTTTGGCTATACTATTTATCTTTCTTTTAATATCCCTTGAACTCGGCATAATCTAACCTCAAGCCTTAAATATAGCTTTAAATTCTTCTAAAGCTTTATCTATCTTTGATTTCAACTCATCGCTTATGGTTTTCTTTTCTTTTATTTCTTTAAAAATATCTGGGTACTTGGTTTCAACAAATTTATACAACTCTTCTTCGTATTTTTTTAAAGCTTTGTTTGGCAAATCGTCTAAAAAACCATTATTTCCTGCATAAACAATAAGAATTTGCTTGTATACAGGAAGCGGGGCAAATGGTGGCTGTTTCAATATTTCTGTGAGTTTTGAGCCTCTGTTAAGCTGCTGGAGGGTAACTTTATCAAGGTCGCTGCCAAATTGAGCAAAGGCGGCTAACTCTCTGTATTGAGCAAGTGAAAGCCTGAGCATACCTGCAACCTGTTTCATAGCTTTAATTTGAGCTGCACCACCAACTCTGGATACAGACAGACCTACGTTAACAGCAGGTCTTATGCCTGCATAAAATAAATCTGCTTCAAGGAATATTTGGCCATCTGTTATGGATATTACGTTTGTTGGAATGTAAGCTGAAATATCACCAGCCTGGGTTTCAATGATAGGTAGAGCTGTAAGAGATCCACCACCCAATTCATCTGATAATTTTGCAGCTCTCTCAAGCAATCTTGAGTGAAGGTAAAATACATCACCAGGGTATGCTTCCCTGCCCGGTGGTCTTCTAAGGAGTAGAGACATTTGCCTGTAAGCCTGAGCATGTTTGCTTAAATCATCGTATATTAACAAAGCATGCTTGCCATTATCCCTGAAATACTCACCCATTGTAACACCTGCATATGGAGCAAGATATTGAAGTGGAGCTGGATCTGATGCAGTTGCTGCTACAATCGTGGTGTATTCCATAGC from Desulfurella sp. includes these protein-coding regions:
- a CDS encoding cell envelope integrity protein TolA, translated to MKLASFLLSLFIHIIIIGLLFLLFKSVPTHTMPTYTVSLLTPGEGRAGHQHTIQPLTTSPKPIPHAATTLPPKINKEIQKAQEQIPPKPQNIEEHKKVIEKPQTELKKVEKEVPKPKVNQKEIQENIQNKIQQLKAKALQEKITQLKEAMLENKIREIAQQLRENSQTQSGVGNIKAQGSGVGNQDKLFSDYLSVVQGIIHSNWFVDQNLLPNNRLVTRVKITIAPDGKIISVNIIKSSGNPYYDRTVITAINNSTLPPVPQKYLNNRNTLDLVLNFFIKD
- a CDS encoding biopolymer transporter ExbD produces the protein MKINGSKGVFSDINITPLVDVMLVLLVIFMVTTPMLVKGIKVNLPKTHSGSTNITKKDLIVSIDDQGRIYLNKQQTDLDGLRKAFENNRGNEVVIEADKAIEYGLVVRIIDIAKQSGIEKVGLATTNKSTKT
- a CDS encoding MotA/TolQ/ExbB proton channel family protein, translated to MSSSIGFEHIGAIAIVVLGILLVMSIISWTIMIYKWIQLSSLRARNNVFLERFLDGESESTLGSFARINESLNARVYMLSKQSISVAKAYLAKEVNHLERGFSILASVGSTAPFVGLFGTIWGIINAFRSIGLSDSTSISVVAPGISEALITTAAGIFVAVVAVIGYNLLYSLYTSIIRETENFLEAIG
- the atpC gene encoding ATP synthase F1 subunit epsilon; the protein is MDKIHCSIVTPEKVIASKEIDQIIAPGASGEFGILANHMPFISILDIGVIRLLYDNLQDKYVIGGGYLEFDNNSVNVLCDEVFTKDNITKDEALKMISKIESRLKEEKPNTPEYESAYKELEKYRYVINILFEGEK
- the atpD gene encoding F0F1 ATP synthase subunit beta, with translation MNKGKIIQVLGAVVDVEFPEGQVPSIYNALVVKKEFIENATSDLILEVAQDLGENRVRTIAMDSTDGLVRGTEVIDTGNYITAPVGKEVLGRILNVVGEPVDELGPVDAKERWPIHRDSPPLEDQSTTSEMFETGIKVIDLLCPYAKGGKTGLFGGAGVGKTVLIMELINNVAMQHGGYSVFCGVGERTREGNDLWNEMKESGVLKNAALVYGQMNEPPGARARVGLTGLTIAEYFRDVSKLDILLFIDNIFRFTQAGSEVSALLGRIPSAVGYQPTLGTDMGELQERITSTKNGSITSVQAVYVPADDLTDPAPATTFSHLDATTVLSRRLAELGIYPAVDPLDSTSRILDPYVLGEEHYTVARNVQEILQRYKELQDIIAILGMEELSEEDKLIVARARKIQRFLSQPFFVAEAFTGMKGKYVKVQDTIKGFKGIIDGLYDDLPEQAFYLVGTIEDAIEKAKTLKG
- the atpG gene encoding ATP synthase F1 subunit gamma; this translates as MPSSRDIKRKINSIAKTQQITKAMKMVAAAKLRKVQHTAMQFRPYIEKFEEIIKYLSEYTPPQDNKFLFLRDVKAAEIIVVASDKGLCGGFNHNIIKETENLVSGLSSKNISVSITVVGKKVHDYFHFKGIEIKHFYTGLLKDEAHFVDAKRIMNVAIKDFLEEKTDEVYIVYNKFVNMLIQRPTVKKVLPISFEEENGQKQKYEKFTFEPSKEMVLDQILLKYIQMSLYDSFLESLAGEYAARMLAMEAATKNAQDMIKKLTLFYNKARQAAITKELIEITTSIEAMK
- the atpA gene encoding F0F1 ATP synthase subunit alpha, producing MNIKPSEISEIIAKEIEQAKDFVEISEVGKVLSVGDGIARIYGLTNVMANELIEFQNGVVGMALNLEEDNVGAVILGDDTGIKEGDSVKRTGRITQVPVGEALVGRVVDALGNPIDGMGPINAQNYRRVEIKAPGIVKRQPVKEPLQTGIKAIDTMIPIGRGQRELIIGDRQVGKTQIALDTIVNQKGENVYCIYVAIGQKRSTIARIKKQLEDLGAMEYTTIVAATASDPAPLQYLAPYAGVTMGEYFRDNGKHALLIYDDLSKHAQAYRQMSLLLRRPPGREAYPGDVFYLHSRLLERAAKLSDELGGGSLTALPIIETQAGDISAYIPTNVISITDGQIFLEADLFYAGIRPAVNVGLSVSRVGGAAQIKAMKQVAGMLRLSLAQYRELAAFAQFGSDLDKVTLQQLNRGSKLTEILKQPPFAPLPVYKQILIVYAGNNGFLDDLPNKALKKYEEELYKFVETKYPDIFKEIKEKKTISDELKSKIDKALEEFKAIFKA